The Penicillium digitatum chromosome 6, complete sequence genome contains the following window.
GTTATCCTCTCCCCGGAGATGGATTTCGCTCTTCACGTTTGCGATAATGGACTTGTGTGTGGGCTGCTTTTCCCTTGGTCTGCGACTCTAGGTGTTCTCTATTTTCAGCGCCGGCTATTTGAGCAGTGGAGCGGGTGTGATTACAAGAGTTACATTATATCATTCCGCTTGCGGGATGTGATTTGGGCAAGATCTACCTAATCGTGAGATTGAATGCAACGCCTTTCCCTTTACTTCCAAGTATCTTGTTCGCAATAGTTCCAGTTCCAGTCACAAGTACAATTTGCTGACAAGCAATGCAACCCAGGGGGATGCCGAAGAGCAAAAGCAGAACATGGAAGTCTCAACACTACGAACCCTCGACTGCACACACTGCAATTCCACAATTGGCATGGAAGATCCAATCGCCAAGGGATGGCGACTCCTAAAGGCCAATGTATCCCTCAATGCTCATTCACTCGGTCGCGAGGCAAACGTTGAAAAGTGGGAGGTCCACCCCAAAGAAACCATTGTTGCTGCACAGTTACTTGAATTAATCGAGAGAGAAAGCGCTCGGCGATTCGTCGTTCATTGTGGCCAGAAGAGCGGCGTCGTGGTAGGTGATAACCCATTTCACTCCAGTGGCATCTAAATTTGAGAGAACACTGGCTCACGAAGGTTTGCACTTGGTAGCTGTGGGTCTTTAATCCAGATATGCGATACTCGAACTCTAGCGCAGGCCGAATTATCATGGCTCAGCAAGCCATGAAGGTATTCTACCAACCTTCTCCCGATGTGGATGAGCTGCTCCATCCAGAAATTGGGAATCCCTCGCCCTTGTCCGTGGAAGAGTTGGAGTTGCCTTCTATGATCTTTGACGCAATGTTGCAAGCGTTGACCGGGAGTAATGAAATGCTCCCGCTCTCTGCCAGGAGGTTTAACGAGTGGCACGTTGGACTTTTGAGTCGTTTCAGGCGCGAGAAAGCTTGATTTGCTGGGGTTTTGTATGATACGAAGTAAGAAAGCCTACGACATGCACACAGCAGATCCATGCTGATCTTGCAAGCACAAATAGTCTAAACCATTCTCTGTGATTCATTTCTTCTCAAGTCCGCGGTTGAGATTATCGTAGCCAACGTCTTCTTTGAAATGTGAAGGCTTCCAGCGCCCCCTCTATCCATCAAAGGGTGTCTCATAGGGAGGCTCAGCCTGGGGTGTGAGACGAGCGACGTGTCGGCGCTGGCCATCCTCCCAGTCGAAAACGGCAGAATGGCATACCACGCGGTTCTGTGAAGGTCAGTGTCTTTTCTCACCGATGAAACCCCCGATCAGTTTCTAACTTACATCCCAGACAACGACGGTACCAGCCCTCCAGCGAATACGAGCCTGAATGTCCTGCGACAAGGCGATGTGGTCGTACAGGAACTTGAGGAGGTTGTCTGATTCCTCTTTTTTGTATCCAACAATGTAACGGGTGACTATgcgacaagaagaagacacGTCAGCTTTCCAAATCTTCCAACAAACTCGTGAGATCGACTAACACTGAGGGTTCACGTAAAGTGCCTTTTCGCCGGTTACCGGGTGAGTCCGAACAATGGGATGCTCTGATGTAACAGGATCACGGCGGGCAATGCCGCCACGATTCAAACTAGCATTAATCTGCTCGAGGCCGGAGTGTACGGCCTTCAATCCGTGGAGTCGTTCCTGGAAGCCAGGCGACAGGCGCTTGTATGCCTGGACCATGTCGGCGAACAGGGTGTCCCCACCACTGGTGGGGCCGTCAAGGGTGTACAAGAAAGTTGTGCCGGGGGGCTGCTTCTCGAAGGTGATATCAGAGTGCCATGTGATCGTGTTGGTGCGCTGCTTCAGGAAGGTCTCGCCCATGCGGTCTTCAGCACCGCGAAAGACAAGGTGGATCTCTGGGAACCCCTTGGGGGCCCCCGAGGTCTGGTGAATGTGGTGTCGGCCAAAGTAGCCGGCATAGTCGACAACTTCTTGAATTGGACGGGACGCAAAGTCCTGGTCGCGGAAGGCTGTTCAGATTTGTTAGCTCCACGTTTGGAACGACCGAGAGCAAGGAAAACGGATTTTTCGATCACGTACCGACCACTCGTCGCTGTGCAACATAGAGGGCTAATTGATCCTTGCCCTTATCCGAAAGTTGGCTTAGTTGCACACCATGGATCTCAGAGCCAATGTAGGGAGTGATATGGTCGATCTCGACTTGGCCCTTAGGTAGCAGGTCTGGGAAAGAAGGGTCGGCATCTTTGCCGTGGTCATAGTGCTCGAAGAGCTCCAGTGGTGGATATCTGGACATCTCTTAGATATGACATCCATAGGGGATACGGGGCGATATTAGGGCCGTCATACCTTTCTGTCTCGTTATCCCAAACGGGCAGATACTCCGGATAGGATAAAGGCGGTACCTTGTCCGTGCCTTTGATTTCCCGCTCCTTTTCGATCTTGTATCCGATCAAGTTTTCCTTGTTGTAGCCACTGTCTGCCTTCAGCGGGAGGGAAACAGGCGGGGCCCGAAGGCTGACTGTTTCAGTGAGGGCGGGAGCCATATTGTAGG
Protein-coding sequences here:
- a CDS encoding Alpha-ketoglutarate-dependent taurine dioxygenase, giving the protein MAPALTETVSLRAPPVSLPLKADSGYNKENLIGYKIEKEREIKGTDKVPPLSYPEYLPVWDNETERYPPLELFEHYDHGKDADPSFPDLLPKGQVEIDHITPYIGSEIHGVQLSQLSDKGKDQLALYVAQRRVVAFRDQDFASRPIQEVVDYAGYFGRHHIHQTSGAPKGFPEIHLVFRGAEDRMGETFLKQRTNTITWHSDITFEKQPPGTTFLYTLDGPTSGGDTLFADMVQAYKRLSPGFQERLHGLKAVHSGLEQINASLNRGGIARRDPVTSEHPIVRTHPVTGEKALYVNPQFTRYIVGYKKEESDNLLKFLYDHIALSQDIQARIRWRAGTVVVWDNRVVCHSAVFDWEDGQRRHVARLTPQAEPPYETPFDG